A single window of Actinoallomurus bryophytorum DNA harbors:
- a CDS encoding glycosyltransferase, whose translation MADFRTGDATGVRTPRPDTAAHPAPGGGPARVCLLVGQLGLGGTEKQVVLLAKGLRGRGIDVSVLLLFKGGPREDALHAAGVPVLHLGFAAGIGPRTLLVNTGAFARLVLRLRRLRPDVLHAFLFHSYVTAAPAARMAGIRVLIAGRRSLGDFKRDRPVLLAAERLATRMTDLLVANAEAVAMDTLRQERVRPDKITTVYNGLPDSAFEPADPAALTTAVPLILCIANLNPDKGHRFLIEAVARLRDRQRTCTLALVGDGRERRALEDQAARLGVDVRFLGHRTDIESLLARADVVTLPSLHEGMSNAVMEAMAAGRPVVATDVGGTGELLDGRGILVPPADSGALADGLAQILDDPALAARLSARARDWSLEHLHVDAMVDRHVHIYRELLESRCAE comes from the coding sequence ATGGCTGACTTCCGCACCGGCGACGCCACGGGCGTCCGGACACCCAGGCCTGACACGGCGGCCCACCCGGCCCCCGGCGGAGGCCCGGCCCGGGTGTGCCTCCTGGTCGGCCAACTCGGCCTCGGGGGGACCGAGAAGCAGGTCGTCCTGCTCGCCAAGGGCCTGCGCGGGCGCGGGATCGACGTGAGCGTGCTGCTGCTGTTCAAGGGCGGCCCCAGAGAGGACGCGCTCCACGCGGCCGGAGTGCCGGTCCTGCACCTCGGTTTCGCCGCCGGCATCGGGCCGCGGACGCTGCTGGTCAACACCGGGGCCTTCGCCCGGCTGGTGCTACGGCTGCGGCGGCTCCGTCCCGACGTCCTTCACGCGTTCCTCTTCCACAGCTACGTGACGGCCGCGCCGGCCGCACGCATGGCGGGGATCAGAGTGCTGATTGCGGGCCGCCGGAGCCTCGGTGACTTCAAGCGGGACCGCCCGGTGCTGCTGGCGGCCGAACGCCTCGCGACGCGCATGACCGACCTCCTCGTGGCCAACGCGGAGGCCGTCGCCATGGACACGCTGCGCCAGGAGCGGGTACGGCCGGACAAGATCACGACCGTGTACAACGGGCTGCCGGACAGCGCCTTCGAACCGGCCGATCCGGCGGCGCTCACCACCGCCGTACCCCTGATCCTCTGCATCGCGAACCTCAACCCGGACAAGGGTCACCGGTTCCTGATCGAGGCGGTCGCGCGGCTCCGCGACCGGCAGCGTACGTGCACGCTCGCCCTGGTCGGCGACGGCCGCGAACGCCGGGCGCTGGAGGACCAGGCCGCCCGGCTGGGCGTCGACGTGCGGTTCCTCGGGCACCGCACCGACATCGAGTCGCTGCTGGCGCGTGCGGACGTCGTGACCCTGCCGTCCCTGCACGAGGGCATGAGCAACGCCGTCATGGAGGCCATGGCCGCCGGACGCCCGGTGGTCGCCACCGACGTCGGCGGAACGGGCGAGCTGCTCGACGGCCGCGGGATCCTCGTGCCCCCGGCCGACTCCGGGGCACTGGCCGACGGGCTCGCCCAGATCCTCGATGACCCCGCGCTGGCCGCGCGTCTCAGCGCACGTGCGCGGGACTGGAGCCTGGAGCACCTCCACGTCGACGCGATGGTCGACCGCCACGTCCACATCTACCGAGAGCTCCTGGAGAGCCGATGTGCGGAATAG
- the asnB gene encoding asparagine synthase (glutamine-hydrolyzing) yields MCGIAGVVSTDTPDGGLVRRMCDALIHRGPDGEGFHSDEHAALGMRRLAIIDVAGGDQPVFNEDRTVAAVLNGELYNFASLRESLRDKGHRFRSEGDTECLVHLYEEYGDGLIDRLRGMFAFAIWDAPRRRLLLARDRVGKKPLYWRSHGGSLVFGSELKALMQDPAMPREVDPVALHHYLTYQYVPAPWSILRDVRKLPPGHLLVWQDGSHEVRPYWRLDCTPRRVTDEREAAEELREKLLDATRVRMVSERPLGAFLSGGLDSSAVVAAMARQTTGRVKTFSIGFDEQAFDERRYARRLAEWYGTDHHELVVRPSAIDVLPALAWHFDEPFADSSAIPSYYVAKMSGERVTVVLNGDGGDECFGGYRRYVAMARTQRISLPAALRPRLGRLGSQLVSRGTPQSSLWKAGRVLELLSHPLSRRYARMMSYFSPEQKFALYSDALRERLAGVDSYEIMDASFAASRAGSGIGAIMDVDVNTYLPGDLLVKSDITTMANSIEGRSPFLDHHLMEWAAGLPADLKIRSGVTKYLLKHAVAEWLPPELVNRPKMGFGVPLAAWLRTELRDLSWDLLTDHTARSRGLFRPETVTRLLRQHDEGTDHSPRIWALIQFELWHRIFVDGAHSQATTAIAAGADHWRS; encoded by the coding sequence ATGTGCGGAATAGCGGGAGTCGTATCGACCGACACGCCCGACGGCGGGCTGGTCCGCCGCATGTGCGACGCGCTCATCCACCGCGGCCCGGACGGTGAGGGCTTCCACTCCGACGAGCACGCGGCCCTGGGCATGCGCCGGCTCGCCATCATCGACGTGGCGGGCGGGGACCAGCCGGTCTTCAACGAGGACCGGACCGTGGCGGCCGTGCTCAACGGTGAGCTGTACAACTTCGCGTCGCTACGAGAGTCACTGCGCGACAAGGGGCACCGCTTCCGCAGCGAAGGCGACACCGAGTGCCTCGTCCACCTGTACGAGGAGTACGGCGACGGGCTGATCGACCGGCTGCGCGGCATGTTCGCGTTCGCGATCTGGGACGCGCCCAGACGGCGCCTGCTGCTCGCCCGCGACCGCGTCGGGAAGAAGCCGCTGTACTGGAGATCGCACGGCGGCTCGCTCGTCTTCGGATCCGAGCTGAAGGCGCTGATGCAGGATCCCGCCATGCCGCGTGAGGTCGACCCGGTGGCGCTGCACCACTACCTGACCTACCAGTACGTACCGGCGCCCTGGTCCATCCTGCGGGACGTGCGGAAGCTGCCGCCCGGGCATCTCCTCGTCTGGCAGGACGGCTCGCACGAGGTCCGCCCGTACTGGCGCCTGGACTGCACGCCGCGCCGGGTGACCGATGAGCGGGAGGCGGCCGAAGAGCTCCGCGAGAAGCTGCTGGACGCCACCCGCGTACGTATGGTCAGCGAACGCCCGCTGGGCGCGTTCCTGTCCGGCGGCCTCGACTCGTCGGCGGTCGTGGCGGCCATGGCCCGCCAGACCACGGGCCGGGTCAAGACGTTCAGCATCGGCTTCGACGAGCAGGCCTTCGACGAGCGGCGCTACGCGCGAAGGCTGGCCGAGTGGTACGGCACGGACCATCACGAGCTGGTGGTCAGGCCGTCCGCGATCGATGTGCTCCCCGCGCTGGCCTGGCACTTCGACGAACCGTTCGCCGACTCCTCCGCCATCCCCAGCTACTACGTGGCCAAGATGAGCGGCGAGCGCGTCACCGTCGTGCTCAACGGCGACGGCGGGGACGAGTGCTTCGGCGGCTACCGCCGGTACGTCGCGATGGCGCGGACCCAGCGGATCTCGCTGCCGGCGGCACTGCGTCCGCGGCTCGGACGTCTCGGCTCCCAGCTCGTCTCACGCGGCACCCCGCAGTCCTCACTGTGGAAGGCCGGCCGGGTCCTGGAGCTGCTCAGCCATCCGCTCTCACGCCGCTACGCGCGGATGATGTCCTACTTCTCGCCCGAACAGAAGTTCGCGCTCTACTCGGACGCCCTGCGGGAACGGCTCGCCGGAGTGGACAGCTACGAGATCATGGACGCGTCGTTCGCGGCCTCACGTGCCGGCTCCGGGATCGGGGCCATCATGGACGTCGACGTCAACACCTATCTTCCGGGCGACCTGCTGGTGAAGTCCGACATCACCACCATGGCGAACTCCATCGAGGGGCGCTCGCCCTTCCTCGACCACCACCTGATGGAGTGGGCGGCCGGGCTTCCCGCCGACCTGAAGATCCGGTCGGGCGTGACGAAGTACCTGCTGAAGCATGCCGTCGCCGAGTGGCTCCCTCCCGAGCTGGTCAACCGCCCGAAGATGGGATTCGGCGTGCCACTCGCGGCGTGGCTGCGTACCGAGCTGCGCGACCTGTCCTGGGACCTGCTCACCGACCACACGGCACGCTCACGTGGGCTCTTCCGGCCCGAGACGGTCACCCGCCTCCTTCGTCAGCACGACGAGGGAACCGACCACAGCCCGCGGATCTGGGCGCTCATCCAGTTCGAGCTGTGGCACCGCATCTTCGTGGACGGGGCTCATTCGCAGGCCACCACGGCGATCGCGGCGGGCGCGGACCACTGGCGATCGTGA